The following proteins are encoded in a genomic region of Microbacterium sp. NC79:
- a CDS encoding MFS transporter codes for MSAHRGAFIDLRPFTVSRAFTRMWVGSTLAGLGGQLTLVAVMLHMYALTESTFAVSMIAVAGLIPMVIAGLYGGMLADAFDRRTVALLAAIVTFGSTIVLAALAWSGHTTEASLYILSVINSAANSIVMATRAAIVPRLIPRDLLPAASALQGITVGIMVMAGPALGGVLVALTDYAWTYTIDVALMSFLFLGLWTLPHLPPEGETVKPGLRALADGWTFIRSSPNIRMQYIMDIIAMTFGNPVALFPAVGAVILGGGSVTVGILTASIAAGAFLCSIFSGSLGRVRWQGVGIARSILVFGAATTLFGGVLLLAHFEAFSPGTIDDTHANIVLIVLACVFLAIAGAADNVSAIFRNTMMQAAVPDSMRGRLQGVFTVVVTGGPRLGALYMGTLATIGAIWVPPLLGGLVIIVLIATLLRASASFRAYDARDPKP; via the coding sequence ATGAGTGCACATCGCGGCGCATTTATCGACCTGCGTCCCTTCACAGTGAGCCGCGCTTTCACGCGCATGTGGGTGGGTTCCACGCTCGCGGGCCTCGGTGGCCAACTCACGCTCGTAGCGGTCATGCTGCACATGTACGCACTGACGGAATCCACCTTCGCAGTATCGATGATTGCGGTTGCCGGGCTCATTCCCATGGTTATCGCGGGCCTGTATGGCGGCATGCTGGCCGACGCCTTCGACCGGCGCACGGTCGCCCTGCTCGCTGCCATCGTCACATTTGGTTCCACAATTGTGCTCGCGGCATTGGCCTGGTCTGGCCACACCACCGAAGCGTCGCTGTACATCCTGTCGGTGATCAACTCGGCGGCCAACTCCATTGTGATGGCGACGCGCGCCGCTATCGTGCCCCGCCTCATCCCCCGCGATCTCCTGCCGGCAGCGTCAGCGCTCCAGGGAATCACGGTCGGCATCATGGTGATGGCCGGGCCCGCGCTCGGCGGTGTGCTGGTGGCCCTCACCGACTACGCATGGACATACACGATTGACGTCGCGCTGATGTCATTTCTTTTCCTCGGGCTGTGGACACTCCCCCATCTGCCGCCCGAGGGGGAAACGGTGAAGCCGGGCTTGCGCGCACTCGCCGATGGCTGGACCTTCATTCGCAGCTCACCAAACATTCGCATGCAGTACATCATGGACATCATCGCGATGACGTTCGGCAACCCGGTTGCCCTCTTCCCCGCGGTGGGGGCAGTCATCCTCGGCGGTGGTTCCGTCACCGTCGGCATTCTCACCGCATCGATCGCCGCCGGAGCCTTCCTCTGCAGCATCTTCTCCGGATCGCTGGGGCGCGTGCGCTGGCAGGGTGTGGGCATCGCGCGCTCCATCCTGGTGTTCGGCGCCGCGACGACGCTTTTCGGCGGTGTGCTGTTGCTCGCCCATTTTGAGGCGTTCTCGCCCGGAACGATCGACGATACGCACGCCAACATTGTGCTGATCGTGCTCGCATGCGTCTTCCTGGCGATTGCGGGCGCGGCTGACAATGTGAGCGCGATTTTCCGCAACACCATGATGCAAGCGGCGGTTCCTGACTCCATGCGTGGGCGCCTGCAGGGTGTCTTCACGGTCGTGGTAACCGGCGGCCCCCGCCTCGGCGCGCTCTACATGGGAACGCTCGCGACGATCGGCGCGATCTGGGTGCCGCCGCTCCTCGGCGGCCTCGTCATCATTGTGCTGATTGCCACGCTATTGCGCGCGAGCGCCTCGTTCCGCGCGTACGACGCCCGCGACCCGAAGCCGTAG
- a CDS encoding FKBP-type peptidyl-prolyl cis-trans isomerase, which yields MTNLTKPEFDAPEGPAPAELVIRDITVGDGDEAKPGDNVTVHYAGVEYETGEEFDSSWGRGETIQFPLRGLIQGWQDGIPGMKVGGRRELVIPPHLAYGPAGSGHFLGGKTLIFIIDLVAVG from the coding sequence ATGACAAACCTTACGAAGCCTGAGTTCGACGCTCCCGAGGGCCCCGCGCCCGCCGAGCTTGTCATTCGCGACATCACTGTTGGTGATGGCGACGAGGCCAAGCCCGGTGACAATGTCACCGTTCACTACGCTGGCGTTGAGTACGAGACCGGCGAAGAGTTTGACTCGTCGTGGGGCCGCGGCGAGACGATCCAGTTTCCGCTGCGCGGCCTGATCCAGGGCTGGCAGGACGGCATCCCGGGCATGAAGGTCGGCGGTCGCCGCGAGCTCGTGATCCCTCCGCACCTCGCCTACGGTCCGGCTGGTTCCGGCCACTTCCTCGGCGGCAAGACGCTGATCTTCATCATCGACCTCGTCGCAGTCGGCTAA
- a CDS encoding PrsW family intramembrane metalloprotease, giving the protein MTYGNGLTPPSGDYGYRPQYASPMAQPQWGHPATITQAPPHQVNVFANVTMKPGRHVPWWIWVILGFVLLLVVAYFTAGLGQGASTLGFILALVPLAIVITGVYLIDRWEPEPLRLMIFALAWGGIVSIALTLLVALVTDDFLPRGFDGIFIASVIRAPIVEEIAKGLGLLLIMVLGKRALDGPVDGVVYGALVGAGFAFTENIQYFGVQFATGGAESLGPIFFMRGIMSPFCHAMFTACTGYALGLAARKGRRGIDVMPHFLVGLLAAIALHALWNGSTFVGDISTFYLLYAVVQFPLFITFIFVIRWLKIEEARLTRARLGDYAMAGWFTPQEVEMLATKPGRATAMHWARSLPGNRAPIMKRFIADANELAATRQRAISGRDPQAGIDEHVLLQRTMATRNQLLAH; this is encoded by the coding sequence ATGACGTATGGCAATGGTTTGACACCGCCATCGGGGGACTATGGCTATCGGCCTCAGTACGCATCTCCCATGGCGCAACCGCAGTGGGGGCACCCTGCGACCATCACCCAGGCACCACCTCATCAGGTCAACGTTTTCGCAAACGTGACGATGAAGCCCGGTCGCCATGTTCCGTGGTGGATTTGGGTGATCCTCGGTTTCGTGCTGCTCCTGGTAGTGGCGTACTTCACAGCCGGACTTGGGCAGGGCGCCTCAACCCTCGGTTTCATCCTGGCACTGGTTCCGCTCGCCATTGTGATCACCGGCGTCTATCTCATCGACCGGTGGGAGCCGGAACCGTTGCGGCTGATGATCTTTGCGCTTGCGTGGGGTGGGATTGTGAGCATTGCGCTGACCTTGCTGGTGGCGCTCGTCACTGACGACTTCCTGCCGCGCGGCTTTGACGGCATCTTCATCGCCAGCGTAATTCGAGCCCCCATTGTCGAGGAGATCGCCAAGGGTCTCGGTCTGTTGCTGATCATGGTGCTCGGCAAGCGCGCACTCGATGGCCCTGTTGACGGCGTCGTCTACGGCGCGCTCGTTGGCGCTGGCTTTGCTTTTACCGAGAACATTCAATACTTCGGCGTTCAGTTCGCGACTGGTGGCGCAGAAAGCCTCGGCCCAATCTTCTTCATGCGCGGCATCATGTCGCCGTTCTGCCACGCGATGTTCACCGCCTGCACCGGATACGCGCTGGGTCTCGCAGCCCGCAAGGGCCGCCGCGGCATCGACGTTATGCCCCACTTTCTTGTCGGCCTTCTTGCCGCCATCGCTCTGCACGCACTATGGAATGGTTCCACCTTTGTCGGTGACATCAGCACGTTCTACCTGCTGTATGCGGTCGTTCAGTTCCCGCTTTTCATCACCTTCATCTTCGTCATCCGTTGGCTCAAGATCGAAGAAGCCCGGCTCACGCGCGCACGCCTTGGCGACTACGCAATGGCAGGGTGGTTCACTCCGCAAGAGGTGGAGATGCTGGCCACCAAGCCCGGCCGCGCCACCGCGATGCACTGGGCGCGCTCCTTGCCGGGTAACCGGGCGCCGATTATGAAGCGATTCATCGCCGATGCCAACGAGCTCGCGGCGACTCGCCAGCGCGCCATTTCCGGTCGCGACCCACAGGCAGGAATCGATGAGCACGTCTTGCTGCAGCGCACGATGGCGACGCGGAACCAGTTGCTGGCGCACTAA
- a CDS encoding fumarylacetoacetate hydrolase family protein produces the protein MRFANLTGISGADPQLCALINDDTAIVVSQLFSGAPSTLNDLIAGGDDLLARIRTAADTAPRVPLAGLGFAAAVPAPPAVLAVGLNYAAHSSELGLKTDTAPTVFTLWPNSLTGHQQTTTWPRRLSESVDYEAELGVVIGRPAHNVSAAEALDYVWGYTVVNDITARDIQFAEAQWSRCKSFDGFTPNGPVIVTRDEIADPQDLHIWTVVDGHTVQDASTDQMVRSVATLIAHLSQSVTLLPGTLISTGSPGGAGYSRDPQIFLRDRSTVTVGIDGIGELTTHCRITD, from the coding sequence ATGCGTTTTGCCAACCTGACCGGTATCTCCGGTGCAGATCCCCAGTTGTGCGCGCTGATCAATGACGACACGGCCATCGTCGTGTCGCAGCTGTTCAGCGGAGCCCCGTCCACACTCAATGACCTCATCGCCGGGGGTGACGACCTGCTGGCGCGTATCCGCACAGCAGCCGACACCGCACCTAGGGTTCCGCTTGCTGGCCTCGGTTTTGCCGCAGCTGTCCCCGCACCCCCTGCCGTACTTGCCGTCGGTCTGAACTACGCCGCGCACTCCTCCGAGCTCGGATTGAAGACTGACACGGCACCGACTGTCTTCACCCTGTGGCCCAATTCACTCACCGGCCACCAGCAGACCACGACCTGGCCACGCCGCCTCAGCGAATCGGTGGACTACGAGGCCGAACTCGGCGTCGTGATTGGCCGCCCTGCACACAATGTCAGCGCAGCGGAAGCACTCGATTACGTGTGGGGCTACACCGTGGTCAACGACATCACTGCGCGCGATATTCAGTTCGCCGAAGCGCAGTGGTCGCGCTGTAAGTCTTTTGACGGGTTCACGCCGAACGGCCCCGTGATTGTCACGCGGGATGAGATCGCTGACCCGCAAGATCTCCACATCTGGACGGTGGTCGATGGACACACCGTGCAAGATGCGTCAACGGACCAGATGGTGCGTTCAGTTGCGACGCTGATCGCGCATCTGTCGCAGTCAGTCACGCTGTTGCCTGGCACGCTGATCTCAACGGGAAGCCCGGGAGGTGCCGGCTATTCGCGGGACCCTCAGATCTTCCTGCGTGACCGTTCGACCGTAACCGTCGGCATCGATGGCATCGGCGAGCTCACCACGCACTGCCGCATTACCGACTAA
- a CDS encoding TetR/AcrR family transcriptional regulator: MAEPTDARSRIVDSARTLFAARGYRSVTIRQIAADANVSPALVMKLCASKADLYAEVSLLEVPIGDLDLPLSELGLAYVRRIERRRKSGVPEPWTSPSNTIRNSFEPEVERARIARSWAAAIAERIDDRSAGTIHATAVACLLIGFAEGLRTIGFAADDEAADALTRYYAQLVQQVIDRAAGD, translated from the coding sequence GTGGCTGAACCAACAGACGCCAGATCGCGCATCGTCGACTCTGCTCGCACGCTGTTTGCGGCGCGCGGGTATCGATCGGTGACGATTAGGCAAATTGCCGCTGATGCAAACGTCTCGCCGGCCCTCGTCATGAAATTGTGTGCCAGCAAGGCCGATCTCTATGCCGAAGTGAGTCTGCTCGAGGTGCCGATTGGTGACCTCGACCTGCCGCTTTCCGAACTTGGGCTGGCGTATGTCCGCCGCATTGAACGGCGCCGCAAGAGTGGGGTGCCTGAGCCTTGGACTAGCCCTTCAAACACGATCCGCAACTCATTCGAACCGGAGGTCGAGCGTGCGCGAATTGCACGTTCGTGGGCCGCTGCGATTGCTGAGCGAATTGATGATCGAAGCGCCGGAACCATTCATGCCACGGCGGTTGCCTGCTTGCTGATTGGATTCGCCGAGGGACTCCGCACGATTGGCTTTGCGGCCGACGATGAAGCAGCTGATGCACTGACGCGTTACTACGCCCAACTCGTCCAGCAGGTCATTGATCGCGCTGCAGGCGACTGA
- a CDS encoding MFS transporter, whose product MAGDQRSVSPGLATAVLAACGMVNSLQFTLFVPALSEVSAALGVSVSDGSWLVTVTLLTGVVGTPILSRMADMYGKRRMLIVAIGLLILGSLIAAIGLDFVSVLVGRGLQGFASSIIPIGISLLRDQVPAARANSAVALMSSTLGMGSAVGLLISGPLLQAFGVASLFWFSVIAGTIAIVCVLAFVRESPGRTGGQFDIVGALILAGALTCILLVISKGFSWGWTSTLTVILGIVGVGAIGVWVPQQLRNKNALVDLRVSFRRPVWQTNVASFFVGMGMFGNHLLTVHEAQAPVESAGGLGMSPTLAGLMMVPAAIAMITIAPVAGRLMNRFGGRPLLAIGATIIALAFLFRLFAHGTIIALVVGATTVGIGTALSFAAMPVLIMSYVPREMAAAANGINSLIRTLAGAVATAGFALLLSAHSVDSNGIEFLDRTGLSFAFIAIGLSCVFALILSLMLPAPNVAGGSQPGERRG is encoded by the coding sequence ATGGCGGGCGACCAGCGATCTGTTTCCCCTGGCCTTGCAACCGCGGTGCTCGCGGCGTGCGGCATGGTCAACTCCCTACAGTTCACGCTCTTCGTCCCCGCACTCTCCGAAGTATCAGCGGCCCTCGGCGTGTCGGTGAGCGATGGTTCCTGGCTCGTCACCGTCACTCTTCTCACCGGCGTCGTTGGCACGCCCATTCTTAGCCGCATGGCCGACATGTATGGCAAACGACGCATGCTGATTGTCGCGATCGGCCTGCTGATCTTGGGCTCGTTGATCGCCGCGATCGGTCTTGACTTTGTGAGCGTTCTCGTCGGCCGTGGGTTGCAGGGCTTTGCGTCATCGATCATCCCGATCGGAATTAGCCTGCTGCGTGATCAGGTTCCCGCGGCGCGGGCCAACTCCGCTGTTGCGCTGATGAGTTCGACGCTCGGTATGGGGTCGGCGGTGGGACTGCTCATTTCAGGGCCGCTGCTACAAGCCTTCGGTGTTGCCTCTCTGTTTTGGTTCTCAGTGATCGCCGGAACCATCGCGATCGTGTGCGTGCTCGCTTTCGTTCGCGAGTCCCCTGGCCGCACTGGCGGGCAATTCGATATCGTCGGAGCGCTAATTCTGGCGGGCGCACTGACCTGCATATTGCTGGTGATCTCGAAGGGATTCAGCTGGGGGTGGACGAGCACGCTGACGGTCATTCTTGGAATCGTCGGGGTAGGGGCGATCGGTGTGTGGGTGCCACAACAGCTGCGCAACAAAAACGCGCTCGTTGACCTACGTGTGTCCTTTCGTCGGCCCGTTTGGCAGACCAACGTGGCCTCGTTCTTCGTCGGAATGGGCATGTTCGGCAACCATTTGCTGACCGTGCACGAAGCGCAGGCTCCGGTCGAGTCCGCTGGCGGGCTGGGCATGAGTCCGACGCTTGCGGGGCTCATGATGGTTCCGGCAGCAATAGCGATGATCACGATCGCGCCGGTGGCAGGACGCCTGATGAACAGGTTTGGTGGGCGTCCCCTGCTCGCGATCGGTGCGACGATCATCGCTCTCGCGTTCCTGTTTCGCCTGTTTGCCCATGGCACGATCATCGCGCTCGTGGTGGGAGCAACAACGGTAGGTATCGGCACAGCGCTGAGCTTTGCCGCCATGCCGGTGCTCATTATGAGCTATGTACCGCGTGAAATGGCGGCGGCGGCGAACGGTATTAACTCGCTCATTCGTACCTTGGCTGGTGCGGTAGCGACCGCCGGGTTCGCGCTCTTACTCTCCGCGCATTCGGTCGATTCGAACGGTATCGAGTTCTTAGATCGCACCGGTCTTAGCTTTGCGTTCATTGCCATCGGACTCAGTTGCGTGTTTGCCCTTATTCTGAGCCTGATGCTGCCAGCGCCGAACGTAGCGGGCGGTTCGCAACCGGGGGAGCGCCGTGGCTGA
- a CDS encoding MBL fold metallo-hydrolase: MSSNDANQIRPTSPSQYAAVVERRLPVPELVADRVWAIAAPMPAGKLTHTLSYVLLDDDGHFHIIDPGWDSTENLASLHESLMHIGLDFTNLTTIIATHHHPDHLGIAERLRRETHARLIMSRAESAVLKHQVSRVFRDATTYAKRLEGWGVPQARRTELLSSFARLPDFTDVAPDAVVDDGDEIVLGSHRLRVLVSPGHTGGHLCLIDDERALLYSGDHVLPQVYGGIGLGAMPGSSPLEDYITSLEALEAYHDYQALPGHEYRFAGIRERTHQIAAHHLRRTRAIVALADELGDAPIWEFAKRLPWTGGWEDLGGFFLHSALVQTEMHYALSQSGNAAAALERYPDPEYCETT, translated from the coding sequence ATGAGTAGCAATGACGCGAATCAGATTCGTCCCACAAGCCCGTCACAATACGCGGCGGTGGTGGAGCGTCGCCTACCCGTACCCGAGCTCGTCGCGGACCGCGTCTGGGCGATCGCTGCCCCCATGCCTGCCGGGAAGCTTACTCATACCCTGAGTTACGTCTTGCTCGATGACGATGGGCATTTCCACATCATCGATCCCGGTTGGGATTCCACTGAGAACCTCGCCTCGCTGCACGAATCTCTCATGCACATTGGGCTCGACTTCACGAACCTGACCACGATCATCGCAACTCACCACCACCCGGATCACCTGGGTATCGCAGAAAGGCTTCGCCGCGAAACTCATGCCCGACTGATCATGTCGCGTGCGGAAAGCGCGGTGTTGAAGCACCAGGTGAGCCGTGTGTTTCGCGATGCCACCACGTATGCGAAACGGCTCGAAGGATGGGGAGTTCCGCAGGCGCGTCGCACTGAGCTCCTCTCCTCATTCGCGCGGTTACCCGACTTCACCGACGTGGCCCCGGATGCAGTGGTCGATGATGGCGACGAGATTGTCCTCGGCTCACACCGGTTGCGGGTGCTGGTGTCCCCCGGGCACACGGGGGGCCACCTTTGCCTCATCGACGACGAGCGCGCGCTCCTGTACAGCGGCGATCACGTGCTGCCGCAGGTATACGGAGGGATCGGCCTCGGCGCGATGCCCGGCTCGTCGCCGCTTGAGGACTACATCACCTCACTTGAGGCGCTGGAGGCATATCACGACTATCAGGCCCTGCCTGGCCACGAATATCGATTCGCGGGAATTCGCGAACGTACTCATCAGATCGCCGCTCATCACTTGCGCCGCACCCGCGCCATCGTCGCCTTGGCTGATGAGCTCGGCGATGCTCCAATTTGGGAGTTCGCGAAGCGGCTACCGTGGACCGGCGGCTGGGAAGACCTCGGCGGATTCTTCTTGCACTCCGCGCTCGTCCAAACAGAAATGCACTACGCACTAAGCCAGAGCGGCAATGCCGCTGCCGCGCTCGAACGCTACCCCGACCCGGAGTACTGCGAAACCACATAG
- a CDS encoding aspartate ammonia-lyase, which yields MTLPTLAATHKEATLDATMRTRTESDSLGSLEIPADAYWGIHTARAQENFPIAKRPISVYPDLVRGLAMVKQASARANAEIGALSQEKADLIDAAAQRVIDGEFHDQFTVGVIQGGAGTSSNMNANEVITNIALEMAGREKGDYAFLSPIDDTNRSQSTNDVYPTAIKIGLSLTLLSLLEELALLRKSFLDKAVEFHDILKVGRTQLQDAVPMTLGQEFHGFATTLGEDYSRMSENAKLLTEINMGATAIGTGITAHPQYAAVVLKHLNEITKLDLETATDLVESTSDTGSFMSFSASLKRNAIKLSKICNDLRLLSSGPQAGLGEINLPARQAGSSIMPGKVNPVIPEVVNQVAFAVAGADVTVTMAVEGGQLQLNAFEPVIAHSIFQSITWMRQAMWTLRVNCVDGITANRERLGAMVGSSVGVVTALTPFIGYSSAAALAKTALMTGHNIADLVVEAGLMSREEVMKQISPARLSGLETITAAVPVVQPAENIISGDDVQK from the coding sequence ATGACCCTCCCCACATTGGCCGCGACCCACAAGGAAGCAACATTGGACGCAACGATGCGCACTCGCACCGAATCTGATTCTCTCGGATCCCTGGAGATCCCCGCCGACGCCTATTGGGGCATTCATACGGCGCGAGCGCAGGAAAACTTTCCGATCGCCAAGCGACCGATCTCGGTTTACCCCGATCTGGTTCGCGGGCTGGCAATGGTCAAGCAGGCTTCTGCTCGCGCGAACGCCGAAATTGGCGCACTCTCGCAGGAAAAGGCTGACCTCATCGACGCCGCCGCACAGCGCGTGATTGACGGTGAGTTTCATGATCAGTTCACGGTGGGTGTCATCCAAGGCGGCGCCGGAACCTCATCAAACATGAACGCGAACGAGGTCATCACCAACATTGCGCTGGAGATGGCTGGGCGTGAAAAGGGGGACTACGCCTTCCTTTCACCTATCGACGACACGAACCGTAGCCAGTCGACCAACGACGTCTACCCGACCGCGATCAAGATCGGGCTGTCGCTGACGCTACTGAGCCTGCTTGAGGAGCTCGCACTCTTGCGCAAGAGCTTCCTCGACAAGGCGGTCGAGTTCCACGACATTCTCAAGGTGGGTCGTACCCAGCTGCAGGATGCGGTTCCGATGACCCTCGGCCAGGAGTTTCACGGCTTCGCGACGACACTCGGCGAGGACTACAGCCGCATGTCGGAGAACGCGAAGTTGCTTACGGAAATCAACATGGGCGCCACAGCCATCGGCACCGGTATCACCGCGCACCCGCAGTACGCTGCCGTCGTGTTGAAGCACCTCAATGAGATCACCAAGCTTGACCTGGAGACGGCCACCGACCTCGTCGAGTCGACGAGCGACACCGGCTCATTCATGTCGTTCTCGGCATCACTCAAGCGCAATGCCATCAAGCTCTCGAAGATCTGCAACGACCTGCGCCTGCTGTCTTCTGGCCCCCAGGCGGGCCTTGGTGAGATCAACCTGCCTGCTCGTCAGGCTGGCTCTTCGATCATGCCAGGAAAGGTCAACCCGGTCATCCCTGAGGTCGTCAATCAGGTGGCCTTTGCGGTCGCCGGTGCCGACGTGACGGTGACCATGGCTGTCGAAGGTGGGCAACTTCAGCTCAACGCCTTCGAACCGGTCATCGCACACTCGATCTTCCAGTCGATCACCTGGATGCGCCAAGCAATGTGGACGCTGCGCGTCAATTGCGTTGACGGCATCACCGCGAACCGCGAGCGCCTGGGTGCCATGGTTGGTTCGTCTGTCGGCGTTGTCACCGCGTTGACGCCGTTCATTGGCTACTCCTCGGCGGCAGCGCTGGCGAAGACCGCGCTGATGACCGGCCACAACATCGCCGATCTTGTTGTGGAAGCTGGCCTGATGTCGCGTGAAGAAGTCATGAAGCAGATCTCGCCGGCACGCCTGTCAGGTCTCGAGACGATCACAGCAGCAGTTCCGGTTGTCCAGCCTGCGGAGAACATCATCTCGGGCGACGACGTCCAGAAGTAA
- a CDS encoding peptidase, which translates to MNIAIDWDAFLQVFIAAFIGASVLVSFYAMGLRLLVRAGRAPVVGPAEFTDAIAVISEKDRQRAAKAAAKAAKRSPLTDGQKKVALLGAYACFAVCAAAVLFAIGLIVLNH; encoded by the coding sequence ATGAACATCGCCATTGACTGGGATGCCTTCCTCCAGGTTTTCATCGCTGCCTTCATCGGTGCCTCGGTGCTGGTGTCGTTCTACGCCATGGGGTTGCGCCTGCTGGTGCGTGCTGGTCGCGCTCCGGTGGTGGGCCCTGCAGAGTTCACCGATGCCATCGCCGTCATTTCCGAGAAGGACCGCCAGCGTGCTGCCAAGGCGGCCGCGAAGGCTGCCAAGCGTAGTCCGCTCACGGACGGTCAGAAGAAGGTGGCTCTTCTTGGGGCGTACGCATGCTTCGCCGTCTGCGCGGCAGCGGTGCTTTTCGCGATCGGGCTGATCGTGCTGAACCACTAA
- a CDS encoding inorganic phosphate transporter — protein METAALIVVLVILLALFFDFTNGFHDTANAMATPIATGALKPKTAVILAALLNLVGAFLSTEVAKTISGGMIKEEALMSGNNAATLFPSLIFAGLIGAITWNMLTWLLGLPSSSSHALFGGLIGATLVGAGAMAIDFGIVITKVVLPALIAPLTAGIIAFVVTKIAYGMTRRYDGKPDGRDGFRWGQIFTSSLVALAHGTNDAQKTMGVITLALIAVGWQSAEHHNPELWVIIACALTIALGTYMGGWRIIRTLGKGLTDVKPAQGFAAESSTSATILASSALGFALSTTQVASGSVIGSGLGRRGSKVRWGTAGRIMVGWVLTLPAAGGVGALAALVVVWLGTWGVVIDALIAVGVILSIFLRSRRDEVHANNAMSEVADSGAAVKVKKNPPPTRRQRMILQAEKAAKKAEKRAIDKHHTADVLREKERIDLERKAKKSAQKAAEKNAASASDENGGAR, from the coding sequence GTGGAAACCGCAGCCCTAATTGTTGTGCTGGTCATCCTGCTGGCACTGTTCTTTGATTTCACTAACGGATTTCATGACACCGCGAATGCGATGGCTACGCCTATCGCAACGGGCGCACTCAAGCCCAAAACCGCGGTCATTCTCGCCGCTCTTCTCAACCTGGTCGGCGCTTTCCTCTCGACCGAGGTTGCCAAGACTATTTCCGGCGGCATGATCAAGGAAGAGGCTCTTATGTCCGGCAACAATGCCGCGACGCTCTTCCCCTCGCTTATCTTCGCTGGCCTTATCGGTGCCATCACGTGGAATATGCTCACCTGGCTGCTTGGCCTGCCGTCCAGCTCATCGCATGCACTGTTCGGTGGTCTCATCGGAGCCACCCTGGTTGGTGCAGGCGCCATGGCGATCGACTTCGGCATCGTCATTACGAAGGTTGTTCTGCCCGCGCTGATCGCGCCTTTGACCGCAGGAATCATCGCGTTTGTGGTGACAAAGATCGCCTATGGCATGACCCGCAGATACGACGGCAAGCCGGACGGTCGTGACGGCTTCCGCTGGGGCCAGATCTTCACATCGAGCCTCGTTGCGCTGGCACACGGAACCAACGACGCGCAGAAGACGATGGGTGTCATCACCCTCGCACTCATCGCTGTCGGATGGCAGTCGGCTGAACACCACAACCCTGAACTGTGGGTCATCATCGCGTGTGCCTTGACGATCGCACTGGGAACCTACATGGGCGGCTGGCGCATCATCCGGACGCTGGGTAAGGGCCTGACGGACGTCAAGCCTGCGCAGGGCTTCGCTGCGGAGTCGTCCACGTCGGCCACGATCCTCGCATCGTCTGCCCTCGGGTTCGCACTGTCAACCACCCAGGTCGCTTCTGGTTCCGTCATCGGATCCGGCCTCGGCCGTCGCGGATCCAAGGTTCGCTGGGGCACAGCAGGCCGCATCATGGTGGGTTGGGTCTTGACTCTTCCGGCTGCCGGTGGCGTTGGCGCGCTGGCCGCTCTCGTCGTTGTTTGGCTCGGCACCTGGGGCGTCGTCATCGACGCGCTCATCGCTGTCGGTGTCATCCTGAGCATCTTCTTGCGTTCACGCCGTGACGAAGTTCACGCGAACAACGCGATGAGCGAAGTTGCTGACTCAGGTGCCGCCGTTAAGGTCAAGAAGAACCCGCCGCCCACGCGTCGTCAGCGCATGATTCTTCAGGCGGAGAAGGCGGCAAAGAAGGCCGAAAAGCGCGCCATCGACAAGCACCACACCGCCGATGTCCTTCGCGAGAAGGAGCGGATTGACCTGGAGCGCAAGGCGAAGAAGTCAGCCCAAAAGGCTGCCGAGAAAAACGCTGCGTCCGCGAGCGACGAAAACGGAGGCGCACGATGA